A portion of the Suricata suricatta isolate VVHF042 chromosome 11, meerkat_22Aug2017_6uvM2_HiC, whole genome shotgun sequence genome contains these proteins:
- the KCTD14 gene encoding BTB/POZ domain-containing protein KCTD14 — protein MMNLTLGPRSLRPHRASPPAGPQVVSPVVELNVGGVLYTTTVSTLRKVPGSKLAEMFSSSAKACLDAEGRFFIDRPGAYFGPILDYLRSEQLPTQHIPEVYREAQFYEIKPLVKLLEDTPQIFGEQVARKQFLLRVPAYSENLELMVRLARAEAVASRSSAVLVCVVRTEEEAAQCADALRSFEYEKKSVVKFGPWKAAPQVKDLLDCVKMDIAAQGYQVHYEHYSDKTLRAKYLNYFYTFLFIWW, from the exons ATGATGAACCTGACCTTGGGGCCccgctccctgaggccccaccggGCCTCGCCCCCCGCGGGCCCGCAGGTG GTATCTCCCGTTGTGGAGCTTAACGTGGGAGGCGTGTTGTATACCACCACCGTGAGCACCCTGAGAAAAGTCCCGGGTTCAAAGCTGGCAGAGATGTTCTCCAGCTCCGCAAAGGCCTGCCTGGATGCAGAAGGCCGCTTCTTCATCGATCGCCCCGGCGCCTATTTCGGACCCATCCTGGACTACTTGCGCAGCGAGCAGCTGCCCACGCAGCACATCCCGGAGGTGTACCGCGAGGCACAGTTTTACGAAATCAAGCCTTTGGTCAAGCTCTTGGAGGACACCCCGCAGATCTTCGGTGAGCAGGTGGCTCGAAAGCAGTTCCTGCTGCGGGTGCCCGCCTACAGTGAGAACCTGGAGCTCATGGTGCGCTTGGCGCGCGCCGAGGCCGTGGCGTCGCGCAGCTCCGCGGTGCTGGTGTGCGTGGTGCGCACAGAAGAGGAGGCAGCCCAGTGCGCAGATGCCCTGCGCAGCTTCGAGTACGAGAAGAAGTCGGTTGTCAAGTTCGGGCCTTGGAAGGCGGCCCCGCAGGTCAAGGACCTCCTGGACTGCGTCAAGATGGACATTGCAGCCCAGGGGTACCAGGTGCACTATGAACACTACTCTGACAAAACATTACGGGCCAagtatttaaattacttttatacaTTCCTCTTCATCTGGTGGTGA